Proteins from a single region of Caloramator sp. E03:
- a CDS encoding DUF896 domain-containing protein codes for MITKEQIQRINELYKKQVNEGLTEEEKIEQQMLRRLYVEAVKENLRAQLENIKIVDEKGYKHNIQKKCGCDEHKH; via the coding sequence ATGATAACAAAGGAACAAATTCAAAGAATAAACGAGCTTTATAAAAAACAGGTTAATGAAGGATTGACTGAAGAAGAAAAAATTGAACAGCAAATGCTAAGAAGGTTATATGTAGAGGCAGTTAAAGAGAATTTAAGAGCTCAACTTGAGAATATAAAGATAGTTGATGAAAAGGGATATAAACATAATATACAAAAAAAGTGTGGCTGCGATG
- a CDS encoding TVP38/TMEM64 family protein, whose product MLKKRPITILLLCILIIVILYFRKDIVYITKSPEYFRDFMKSYGKYAIILYLILSLIRSLFLLPAGVFAIASGITFGAFWGSILTCVGVTLSGILAFEISRCFGSDYLIKLFGDKIKPIEEKLKGKGALYIATLRMIPIFPFDAISYVSGLSNVKLSSFIFGTFIGSLPGAFVYTYLGSNLINIHSKKFILSLCLVIIVSLIPLIYKYVLKRG is encoded by the coding sequence ATGTTAAAAAAAAGGCCAATAACTATATTATTATTATGCATTCTAATTATAGTTATACTTTACTTTAGAAAAGATATAGTATATATTACAAAAAGCCCGGAATATTTCAGGGACTTTATGAAATCTTATGGGAAATATGCTATAATCTTATATTTGATTTTGAGCCTAATACGCTCATTATTTCTTCTTCCTGCAGGAGTTTTTGCTATTGCTTCAGGTATAACATTTGGTGCATTTTGGGGCTCTATATTAACCTGTGTTGGAGTAACTTTAAGTGGTATACTTGCTTTTGAAATATCCAGGTGTTTTGGAAGTGATTATTTAATTAAACTATTTGGAGATAAGATAAAGCCAATTGAAGAAAAATTAAAGGGAAAAGGTGCCTTATATATTGCTACATTAAGGATGATACCTATATTCCCTTTTGATGCCATAAGCTATGTTTCGGGACTTTCTAATGTTAAATTATCAAGCTTTATATTTGGAACATTTATCGGTAGCTTACCAGGAGCATTCGTTTATACATATCTTGGAAGTAACCTTATTAATATACATTCAAAAAAGTTTATTTTATCATTATGTTTGGTTATAATAGTTTCGTTAATACCTTTAATATATAAATATGTTTTAAAGAGAGGATGA
- the thpR gene encoding RNA 2',3'-cyclic phosphodiesterase, translated as MRTFITLEFDKDTKDEIVKIQKFIKDNSFSGRFKYIDNFHLTLKFLGETDLKTIELIYEDLNKKLKDFKSFKLNFSGIGAFGINKIIRTVFIKAKEPLESIQNLYYIVDEITSKYGFKSENKYIPHVTIAQDVELKVSFQNLCDKAISLFNKEILFDKIVIMKSEQINGKRIYTPLKVIFLNK; from the coding sequence ATGAGAACATTTATTACACTTGAATTTGATAAAGATACAAAGGATGAGATAGTGAAAATTCAAAAGTTTATTAAGGACAACAGTTTTTCAGGCAGGTTTAAATATATAGATAATTTCCATCTAACATTGAAATTTTTAGGAGAAACAGATTTAAAAACTATAGAATTGATATATGAGGATTTGAATAAAAAACTCAAAGACTTTAAAAGTTTTAAGTTGAATTTTAGTGGAATAGGAGCCTTCGGAATTAACAAAATTATAAGAACAGTTTTTATAAAAGCAAAAGAACCTTTAGAGAGCATTCAAAACTTATATTATATTGTGGACGAGATAACTTCTAAATATGGATTTAAATCAGAAAACAAATACATACCTCATGTTACAATAGCTCAAGATGTAGAGCTTAAAGTATCTTTTCAAAATCTATGTGATAAGGCAATATCTCTATTTAATAAAGAAATTTTATTTGACAAGATTGTTATTATGAAAAGTGAACAAATAAACGGTAAAAGGATTTATACACCTCTTAAGGTGATTTTTTTAAATAAGTAA
- the glpX gene encoding class II fructose-bisphosphatase: MERFDIAMGIVRVTEAAALSCSKYLGRGSVELIERAAVDGVRHAFELLPIKGRVVIGECELEKNAILYIGEKVGMWEDGQEEYDIAMDPLDGSILVAKGSSNAISVVAVAKKGGIFKAPQIYMQKIAVGPKAKGVIDINASLKENIYNVAEAVNKDIAEITVMIQDRPRHENLIKQAREIGVRVKLFKEGDVAAALATAFEDTGVDMLIGIGGAPEGVLAAAALKCLDGEMQVKLLPENEKQVAMCKRAGIEDVNKVLGIGELITTNDVYFAATAITDCDILKGITYKQDIVKTHSVVMRYETGVVRFVDAIHKLNSSLINIREDL; encoded by the coding sequence ATGGAACGATTTGATATTGCAATGGGTATCGTAAGGGTTACAGAGGCAGCAGCTTTATCTTGCTCAAAATATCTTGGAAGAGGAAGCGTTGAGCTTATAGAAAGAGCAGCAGTTGATGGAGTAAGACATGCCTTTGAATTGTTACCCATTAAAGGAAGAGTGGTTATTGGAGAATGTGAGCTTGAAAAAAATGCTATACTTTATATCGGAGAAAAAGTAGGTATGTGGGAAGATGGACAAGAGGAGTATGACATAGCAATGGATCCTTTAGATGGTTCAATACTCGTTGCAAAAGGAAGTTCTAATGCTATTTCTGTAGTTGCTGTTGCAAAAAAAGGAGGTATTTTTAAAGCACCTCAGATTTATATGCAAAAAATTGCAGTAGGGCCAAAAGCGAAAGGTGTTATAGATATCAATGCATCCTTAAAAGAAAATATATATAACGTAGCAGAGGCAGTAAATAAGGATATAGCTGAGATTACTGTGATGATACAGGACAGGCCAAGGCATGAAAATTTGATAAAACAAGCAAGAGAAATAGGAGTAAGAGTAAAACTATTTAAAGAAGGAGACGTGGCAGCTGCTCTTGCAACAGCCTTTGAAGATACTGGTGTTGATATGTTAATTGGAATAGGAGGAGCACCAGAGGGAGTGCTTGCAGCAGCAGCTTTAAAGTGCCTTGATGGAGAGATGCAGGTAAAGCTATTACCAGAAAACGAAAAGCAAGTAGCTATGTGTAAAAGAGCAGGAATAGAGGATGTAAACAAGGTGTTAGGTATAGGAGAACTTATAACTACAAATGATGTATATTTTGCAGCAACGGCAATAACTGATTGTGACATATTAAAAGGAATTACCTATAAGCAAGATATAGTTAAAACTCATTCTGTTGTTATGAGATATGAAACGGGTGTTGTACGTTTTGTGGATGCAATTCATAAGTTAAATAGCAGTTTAATAAATATAAGAGAGGATTTATAA
- a CDS encoding phage holin family protein translates to MADTSNERHHSFLGVIIRFFVAAIVLLITSFLVPGFFVAGMGTAILAAIVIALLDYLIAALFNFNASPFGKGLVGFLVSALIIYLTQFVVKGVAVSVWGAILAALVIGLIDMIIPTRIM, encoded by the coding sequence TTGGCTGATACTTCTAACGAAAGGCATCACAGTTTTTTGGGAGTTATTATAAGATTTTTTGTTGCTGCTATTGTTCTGCTAATAACTAGTTTTTTAGTTCCTGGGTTTTTTGTTGCTGGAATGGGAACAGCTATTTTAGCAGCAATAGTTATAGCACTTCTTGATTACCTTATAGCAGCTTTATTTAACTTTAATGCTTCGCCTTTTGGAAAAGGTTTGGTTGGCTTTTTGGTTTCAGCACTCATCATATATCTAACCCAGTTTGTTGTTAAAGGAGTTGCTGTAAGTGTATGGGGAGCAATATTGGCTGCATTGGTTATCGGATTAATCGATATGATAATACCTACAAGGATAATGTAA
- a CDS encoding YaaR family protein: MKVNKTKNTTNINKTSTISRNIKTESFSLALDMANKDQAEQRLLELLNDIEKLGKKLISTRSLEDAKEYKSKIQEYLSYVVKNVYILKKEAGPFNYGIRVRIEIINKKLDEITKELIENQKDTIELADKIEEIKGLLIDIYK; the protein is encoded by the coding sequence ATGAAGGTAAATAAGACCAAGAATACTACGAATATAAATAAAACCTCTACAATAAGTAGAAATATAAAAACAGAATCATTTTCACTTGCTCTTGACATGGCAAATAAGGATCAAGCTGAGCAAAGGCTTTTAGAATTGCTTAATGATATAGAAAAGCTTGGTAAAAAACTTATTTCAACAAGAAGTTTAGAGGATGCAAAAGAATATAAATCAAAGATACAGGAGTATTTATCTTATGTAGTTAAAAATGTTTACATATTAAAAAAAGAGGCAGGACCTTTTAATTATGGAATAAGGGTTAGAATTGAAATAATAAATAAAAAGCTTGATGAAATAACTAAGGAACTTATAGAAAATCAAAAAGATACAATTGAGCTTGCAGATAAAATTGAAGAGATAAAAGGATTGCTTATAGATATATATAAATAA
- the pckA gene encoding phosphoenolpyruvate carboxykinase (ATP) yields the protein MEIEKYLNRIGLINIRNIYRNLPACKLIEQSILKGEGNLTISGALNVNTGKYTGRSPKDRFIVDQAQVRDDIYWGNSNIPIDESKFETLYAKLMAYFQNKDVYVFDGFVGADKRYSMAVRFINEFAFQNLFAHQLFIRPTQRELENFDPDFTVVCAPGFKADIIADKTNSEAFIIINIVRKVIIIGGTMYCGEIKKSIFSIMNYFMPKYGILSMHCSANVGKNNDVALFFGLSGTGKTTLSADSERRLIGDDEHGWSEDGVFNFEGGCYAKCINLSKENEPQIWDAIRFGTILENVVLDSEGREVFTDNRYTENTRAAYPIDYIPNCVKEGIGGHPKTILFLTADAFGVLPPISKLSKHQAMYHFISGYTSKIAGTERGIKDPQATFSACYGEPFMLLNPLYYAKMLGEKIEKHNVNVYLINTGWIKGPYGVGERIKLSYTRNMVRAAISGELEKAEFEVHPVFNLLIPKTCKDVPSEILNPINTWRDKQKYNETARLLLEKFENNYKKYDNNINYNEVAQTAR from the coding sequence ATGGAAATTGAAAAATATTTAAATAGAATTGGATTGATAAATATAAGAAATATTTATAGAAATCTTCCAGCATGTAAATTAATTGAGCAATCAATATTAAAAGGAGAAGGGAATCTTACAATATCAGGAGCTTTAAATGTAAATACTGGAAAATATACAGGGCGTTCACCTAAAGATAGATTTATTGTAGATCAAGCACAAGTAAGAGATGATATATATTGGGGTAATTCTAACATACCAATTGATGAATCAAAATTTGAAACATTATATGCAAAATTGATGGCATACTTTCAAAATAAGGATGTTTATGTATTTGATGGATTTGTTGGAGCAGATAAAAGATATTCAATGGCTGTAAGGTTTATAAATGAGTTTGCATTTCAAAATTTGTTTGCTCATCAACTTTTTATAAGGCCTACTCAAAGGGAGCTTGAAAATTTTGATCCAGATTTTACTGTTGTTTGTGCACCGGGATTTAAAGCTGATATTATAGCAGATAAAACAAACTCTGAGGCATTTATTATTATTAATATTGTAAGGAAAGTAATTATTATTGGCGGTACAATGTATTGTGGTGAAATTAAAAAATCAATATTTTCTATAATGAACTATTTTATGCCAAAGTATGGAATATTATCTATGCACTGTTCTGCAAATGTTGGAAAAAACAATGATGTTGCTTTATTCTTTGGACTATCAGGAACTGGTAAAACTACACTTTCAGCAGATTCTGAAAGAAGGCTTATAGGTGATGATGAACATGGATGGTCAGAAGATGGAGTGTTTAACTTTGAGGGAGGGTGCTATGCCAAGTGTATAAACCTTTCCAAGGAGAATGAACCCCAAATTTGGGATGCAATAAGATTTGGTACTATTTTAGAGAATGTTGTGCTTGATAGTGAAGGAAGAGAAGTTTTTACCGACAATAGATATACCGAAAATACAAGAGCAGCATATCCAATAGATTATATACCAAATTGTGTTAAGGAAGGAATAGGGGGGCATCCTAAAACAATACTTTTTCTTACAGCTGATGCCTTTGGAGTGCTTCCACCTATATCAAAACTATCTAAGCATCAAGCAATGTACCACTTTATATCAGGATATACCAGCAAAATAGCTGGAACAGAAAGAGGAATAAAAGATCCACAGGCTACCTTTTCAGCTTGCTATGGAGAGCCTTTCATGCTTTTAAATCCTTTATACTATGCTAAAATGCTTGGAGAAAAAATAGAAAAACACAATGTAAATGTATATTTGATAAATACTGGATGGATAAAAGGTCCTTATGGAGTGGGAGAAAGGATAAAATTATCATATACAAGAAATATGGTAAGGGCTGCTATAAGTGGCGAACTTGAAAAGGCAGAATTTGAGGTTCATCCTGTGTTTAATCTACTAATACCAAAAACATGTAAAGATGTACCATCGGAAATATTAAATCCTATAAATACTTGGAGAGATAAACAAAAATATAATGAAACTGCAAGGCTACTTTTAGAAAAATTTGAAAATAACTATAAAAAATATGATAATAATATAAATTATAATGAAGTAGCACAGACTGCAAGATAA
- the rnhA gene encoding ribonuclease HI, which translates to MKKVIIYADGGCRGNGKDNAIGGYGIILKYKDHLKEVKKGFKNTTNNIMELTAVIDALLMLKEPCEVDLYSDSAYVVNAFNNGWIEKWQRNGWVTSGKNKVKNKELWEKLIELTNYHKVRFIKVEGHSDDELNNRCDELANIAMDELEKENNI; encoded by the coding sequence ATGAAAAAGGTTATAATCTATGCGGATGGCGGTTGTAGGGGTAACGGCAAAGATAATGCCATTGGTGGATATGGAATAATCTTAAAATATAAGGATCATTTAAAAGAAGTAAAAAAGGGTTTTAAAAATACTACGAATAATATAATGGAGCTTACAGCAGTTATTGATGCTCTTTTAATGTTAAAGGAACCTTGCGAAGTTGATTTATACAGTGACTCTGCTTATGTAGTAAATGCTTTTAATAACGGATGGATTGAAAAATGGCAAAGAAATGGTTGGGTGACAAGTGGGAAAAATAAAGTAAAGAATAAAGAACTTTGGGAGAAACTAATAGAACTTACTAATTATCATAAAGTAAGGTTTATAAAAGTTGAGGGACATTCTGATGATGAGTTGAATAATAGGTGTGATGAACTTGCAAACATTGCAATGGATGAATTGGAAAAAGAGAATAATATATAG
- a CDS encoding ATP-dependent metallopeptidase FtsH/Yme1/Tma family protein, with translation MKNIKKKGILIPFVLIILIAGIFFNYKHSLNSKKIIQYKQFLEEIDKGNVTDVYISNSENIKIILKNNKIYYTQNPRTDTFKESLLLKGINVHEGDSSGLSQIIPLSLFSFLMISATLYFISSRGKNVSGAFKLSSIDAEPEKTTNITFNDIAGNEEAKESIKELVDFIKHPEKYSKYNARMPRGVILYGPPGTGKTLIAKALAGEANVPFFAVNGSDFVQIYVGVGAGRIRDLFKKARDKGKAVIFIDEIDAIGKKRDARGDGGSDERDQTLNALLAEMSGFKDSQGIIVMAATNRLDTLDEALLRPGRFDRHIEVGLPDVTARYKILKLHSKNKPLAEDVDLYSVAQMTVYFSGAKLENLMNEASILAAKESSDYITMEHIDKAFGIVIAGAEKKDRSFLKDEDKKITAYHEAGHALISKLVCPENIVKRVTIIPSTKGAGGYTLNISPDRIYQTKGSLLNNIKIALGGRAAEEIIFGKENITTGAYKDLENATNTLILMAKYYGMFNNTGLLNYDLLEREGVNNSQEILKICRETISNLYNEVIDILNKNKEKLDKIAFELLEKETIDSYDIERIVAA, from the coding sequence ATGAAGAATATTAAGAAAAAAGGTATACTAATTCCCTTTGTTCTTATTATATTAATTGCCGGCATTTTCTTTAATTACAAGCACTCTTTAAATAGCAAAAAAATTATTCAATACAAACAGTTCTTAGAAGAAATTGATAAAGGAAACGTAACTGATGTTTATATATCAAATAGCGAAAATATAAAGATAATATTAAAGAACAATAAGATATATTACACTCAAAACCCAAGAACTGATACTTTTAAAGAATCTCTCCTACTTAAAGGAATAAATGTACATGAAGGAGATTCTTCAGGACTTAGCCAAATTATACCTCTTTCACTTTTCTCTTTTCTTATGATATCCGCAACTTTATATTTTATCTCTTCAAGGGGAAAAAATGTTTCTGGAGCCTTTAAGCTTTCATCAATTGATGCAGAACCAGAAAAAACTACAAATATAACCTTTAATGATATAGCAGGAAATGAAGAAGCAAAGGAAAGTATAAAGGAACTTGTTGACTTCATTAAACACCCAGAAAAGTATTCAAAATATAATGCAAGAATGCCAAGAGGGGTTATACTATATGGGCCTCCAGGAACAGGAAAAACACTCATCGCAAAAGCTCTTGCAGGAGAAGCTAATGTTCCTTTCTTTGCAGTAAACGGTTCCGATTTTGTACAAATATATGTAGGAGTTGGTGCTGGAAGAATTAGAGATTTATTTAAAAAAGCACGAGATAAAGGTAAAGCTGTTATATTCATCGATGAAATTGATGCTATAGGTAAAAAAAGGGATGCAAGAGGTGATGGAGGTTCTGATGAAAGGGATCAAACTTTAAATGCACTTCTTGCAGAGATGTCTGGTTTTAAAGACAGCCAAGGAATTATTGTAATGGCTGCAACAAATAGACTTGATACTTTAGATGAAGCTCTATTACGTCCTGGAAGATTTGACAGGCACATAGAAGTAGGCCTTCCTGATGTTACGGCAAGATATAAAATACTAAAACTTCATAGTAAAAATAAACCTTTAGCTGAAGATGTAGATCTTTATTCAGTAGCCCAAATGACAGTTTATTTTTCAGGTGCTAAGCTTGAAAACCTCATGAATGAAGCTTCAATACTTGCTGCTAAAGAAAGTTCTGATTATATAACTATGGAACACATAGATAAGGCCTTTGGAATTGTAATTGCTGGTGCAGAGAAAAAAGACAGAAGCTTTTTAAAGGATGAAGATAAAAAGATAACTGCTTATCATGAAGCAGGACATGCACTTATATCAAAACTTGTTTGCCCTGAAAATATTGTAAAAAGAGTAACTATAATTCCAAGCACTAAGGGTGCTGGTGGATATACACTAAATATATCCCCTGATAGAATTTATCAAACAAAAGGCAGCCTTTTAAATAACATTAAAATAGCCCTTGGTGGAAGGGCTGCTGAAGAGATAATTTTTGGAAAAGAAAACATCACTACAGGTGCTTATAAAGATTTAGAAAATGCCACAAACACATTAATATTAATGGCAAAATACTACGGTATGTTTAACAATACAGGTCTCTTAAACTACGATTTACTCGAAAGGGAAGGTGTAAATAATTCCCAGGAAATACTAAAAATATGCCGCGAAACTATTTCAAATTTATACAATGAAGTAATCGATATTCTTAATAAGAACAAAGAAAAGCTTGATAAAATTGCTTTTGAACTTTTAGAAAAAGAAACTATTGATAGCTATGACATTGAAAGAATAGTTGCAGCATAA
- a CDS encoding PHP domain-containing protein, with protein sequence MRIYIDLHIHTALSPCGDEDMTPNNIVNMAKLKGLDAIAITDHNSCENAKACMELGQKLGLIVIPGMEIQTREDVHALCLFKDIESAIVFQEKVYSSLPPIKNKSDIFGRQIIYDSNDNIIGINERMLLISADMSFDEACCITKELNGAFIPAHIDRNSNSVILNLGFIPENLPIKTLEYYKSEGLMKLKEANLIKPTYNFIKSSDAHYLLDILERESYIDVDEFTISNIIDIL encoded by the coding sequence ATGCGAATATATATAGATTTGCACATTCATACTGCTTTATCTCCATGTGGAGATGAGGACATGACGCCTAATAATATTGTAAATATGGCAAAATTAAAAGGCCTTGATGCTATTGCTATAACTGATCATAATAGCTGTGAAAATGCTAAAGCCTGTATGGAATTAGGACAAAAATTAGGGTTAATTGTTATCCCTGGAATGGAGATACAAACAAGAGAAGATGTACATGCTTTGTGCCTTTTTAAAGATATTGAATCAGCTATTGTTTTTCAAGAAAAGGTTTATAGCTCTCTTCCACCAATAAAAAATAAGTCTGATATATTTGGAAGGCAGATAATATACGATAGTAATGACAATATTATTGGAATAAACGAAAGAATGCTTTTAATATCTGCTGATATGTCCTTTGATGAAGCCTGTTGCATAACTAAAGAATTAAATGGGGCTTTTATTCCAGCACATATAGATAGGAATTCCAATAGTGTTATATTAAATCTTGGATTTATACCGGAAAATCTTCCTATAAAAACATTAGAGTATTATAAATCCGAAGGATTAATGAAACTAAAGGAGGCAAATTTAATAAAACCCACTTATAACTTTATAAAATCCTCTGATGCTCATTATCTTTTGGATATACTTGAAAGAGAGTCTTATATTGATGTTGATGAATTTACAATTTCTAATATTATTGATATATTATGA
- a CDS encoding DRTGG domain-containing protein encodes MKVKDIVEKLNLKVVSGEDGLDREVRGVYCCDLLSWVMSHASKGNVWITVQIHPNIVAVASLLELSCIIVPENIEIEGVTIEKSNQEAIPILQAGVNSYQLCLKLNSMGV; translated from the coding sequence ATGAAGGTTAAGGATATAGTAGAAAAATTGAATTTAAAAGTTGTTTCAGGAGAGGATGGTTTAGATAGGGAAGTAAGAGGTGTATATTGTTGTGACCTTTTGAGCTGGGTGATGTCTCATGCATCAAAAGGCAATGTATGGATTACAGTTCAAATACATCCCAATATTGTTGCTGTTGCATCTTTGCTGGAGTTATCCTGCATAATTGTACCTGAAAATATTGAAATTGAAGGTGTGACTATTGAAAAATCAAACCAGGAAGCAATACCTATACTTCAAGCAGGTGTTAATTCATATCAGCTCTGCTTAAAACTTAATAGTATGGGAGTTTAA
- a CDS encoding [Fe-Fe] hydrogenase large subunit C-terminal domain-containing protein: MPSVTIYTQFGDYINPNIVNEAIKSLGFDEVYDITYACEIVTEITRKEIENVRKPAISPFCPSVVRLINASYPELMEHVIKVLTPIEVAAILIREKYRKMGFKDEEVGVFFLTPCVGWITKVKNIQKNTKSQINGAIAISDVYSKILRYISKNNKNIETNGTVAMSYSGLRWATVGGQSTSMHFKEHIDVDGVKNVIRVLDDIEKGKFDDVEFIEAHACTEGCLGGILLVDNPFNAKRVLKKFSSQLNFTNRMSKISEHYKNEFLSDGYIKTSKGLKLADDFESAVKKMKYMNEIINMLPGIDCGQCGSPSCKAFAEDVVRGFSKVEECIMLKKGVKNYEG; encoded by the coding sequence ATACCTTCAGTAACGATATATACACAATTTGGAGATTATATAAATCCAAATATAGTAAATGAGGCTATAAAAAGCCTTGGCTTTGATGAAGTATATGATATTACTTATGCTTGTGAAATAGTTACCGAAATTACAAGAAAGGAAATTGAAAACGTTAGAAAGCCAGCAATATCTCCATTTTGTCCAAGTGTTGTAAGACTTATAAATGCAAGCTATCCTGAGCTTATGGAACATGTAATAAAAGTTTTAACTCCAATTGAAGTGGCAGCAATATTGATAAGAGAAAAATATAGAAAGATGGGCTTTAAAGATGAAGAGGTAGGAGTATTTTTTTTAACACCTTGTGTTGGATGGATTACTAAGGTAAAAAATATTCAAAAGAATACCAAATCACAAATAAATGGTGCAATAGCAATATCTGATGTATATTCCAAGATATTAAGGTATATTAGCAAAAATAATAAGAATATTGAAACAAATGGTACTGTAGCGATGTCTTATTCTGGGCTCAGATGGGCAACTGTTGGAGGTCAAAGTACCTCAATGCATTTTAAAGAGCATATAGATGTTGATGGGGTTAAAAACGTTATAAGGGTACTTGATGATATTGAAAAGGGAAAGTTTGATGATGTTGAATTTATAGAGGCTCATGCTTGTACAGAAGGGTGCCTTGGAGGTATACTCCTTGTGGATAATCCTTTTAATGCAAAGAGAGTTTTAAAAAAGTTTAGTAGTCAGCTTAATTTTACAAATAGAATGAGTAAAATAAGTGAACACTATAAAAATGAGTTTTTAAGTGACGGATATATAAAAACCTCAAAGGGGTTAAAGCTTGCTGATGATTTTGAAAGTGCTGTAAAAAAGATGAAATATATGAATGAAATAATAAATATGCTTCCTGGAATTGATTGTGGACAATGCGGATCACCATCATGTAAAGCCTTCGCTGAGGATGTTGTTAGAGGCTTCTCTAAGGTTGAAGAATGTATTATGCTTAAAAAAGGAGTGAAAAACTATGAAGGTTAA
- a CDS encoding 4Fe-4S dicluster domain-containing protein: MKGLYHSVKLIEENCKGCTKCMMSCPVEAVRVKNSKAVIYTDRCIDCGECIRVCPYNAHVAQKDTIDSIDEFKVKSNTFSNDIYTIWRLYKSKYSK, translated from the coding sequence ATGAAAGGTTTATACCATTCAGTAAAATTGATAGAAGAAAACTGTAAAGGCTGTACTAAATGTATGATGAGTTGTCCTGTTGAAGCAGTAAGAGTTAAAAATTCTAAGGCCGTTATTTATACTGATAGATGTATTGACTGTGGAGAATGCATAAGAGTATGTCCTTATAATGCTCATGTTGCACAAAAGGATACTATAGATTCTATAGATGAATTTAAAGTAAAAAGTAATACCTTCAGTAACGATATATACACAATTTGGAGATTATATAAATCCAAATATAGTAAATGA
- a CDS encoding ATP-binding protein: MQQEFIKLHYDIISGDYIRGGEASSNLKKALMQLGIDSSIVRRACVGCYEAEMNIVIHSYGGEIEVAIYKNKIEITARDKGPGIEDIDLAMKEGYSTASEEAREMGFGGGMGLPNMKRSSDEFVIESVKGEYTIVKMTINIE, from the coding sequence ATGCAACAAGAGTTTATAAAGCTCCACTATGATATTATAAGTGGAGATTATATTAGGGGTGGAGAGGCTTCAAGTAACCTTAAAAAGGCTTTAATGCAGCTTGGGATAGATAGCAGCATTGTAAGGAGAGCTTGTGTAGGATGCTATGAAGCAGAAATGAATATAGTTATTCACAGCTATGGAGGAGAAATTGAAGTAGCTATTTATAAAAATAAAATTGAAATTACTGCAAGGGATAAGGGACCTGGAATTGAGGATATTGACCTTGCAATGAAGGAAGGATACTCTACGGCTTCTGAAGAAGCCCGTGAGATGGGATTTGGTGGAGGAATGGGTCTACCTAATATGAAAAGAAGCAGTGATGAGTTTGTTATCGAATCTGTAAAAGGAGAATATACGATTGTAAAGATGACAATAAATATTGAATAG
- a CDS encoding DRTGG domain-containing protein: MKLKDIAELLNAEVLCGHEKLDYDVGYAFGCDLMSDVLSLVNKDTILLTGLTNIQAVRTAEMMDIKCIVYVRGKSPDESVINLQKRKISVL, encoded by the coding sequence ATGAAATTAAAAGATATAGCAGAATTGCTAAATGCAGAAGTACTCTGTGGACATGAAAAGCTTGATTATGATGTGGGTTATGCTTTTGGATGTGATCTTATGAGTGACGTTTTATCTCTTGTAAATAAAGATACTATTCTTTTAACTGGTCTTACTAATATACAAGCTGTAAGAACTGCTGAAATGATGGATATAAAATGTATAGTATATGTTAGGGGAAAAAGTCCTGATGAAAGTGTTATAAACTTGCAAAAGAGAAAGATATCTGTGTTATGA